DNA from Streptomyces luteogriseus:
GTCGGCGGCGCACGCGGCGGGCCGCGAGGACGTGCGGGACCCGGCGGAGGCCGTGGCTCGCTCGGTGCTGGCGGTGTGGGCGATCGCCGACCGCTACCGGCTGCTGGTCGCACTCGCCCAGCGCACGGTCACCATGCAGGGCATCCGGGAGCGGCTCGCCCCGGTCCGCCAGGAGAGCATCGGGTTGCTGCAGCGCGGGCTGGACGAGGACGTCTTCAGCTCACCGCTGCCGGCTCCGGCCCTGGCGTATGTGCACGAGCAGATGCTGTTCGCGGTGATGGAGGCGGTGAACGACGGCCTGCTGGCAGCGCGAGAGGCGGGCCGCTGCGCCGCGGTCACCGTACTGACCGCGGCGGGCGTGCCCGCCTCTAAGGCCACCGATCTGGTGGCGAAGCTGAACGATTGATCTGTCCGTGCGCTGCTGATGCGTATGTGCGCTGCCGATCTGTCGGTGCGCTGTGGACCGGGCGGCTGAGCGACGGGGGGACACCCAGCCGCCCGGAGTCTCACGGGGGCGGCGCGGCCGTCAGGCCTTCGCCAGCTCCTTCTCGCCGCCCTGATCGGGCACCTCGACGTGGTCCCCGGACGGGCCGTCGTGGCCGTCGTCCAGCAGCGTCTTCTCGTCGAAGGGCAGCTGACCGGCGAGAACCTGGTTCACACGGTCCTTGTCGATCTCCTTGGTCCAGGTGCCGATCAGCACCGTGGCGACGGCGTTGCCCGCGAAGTTGGTCAGGGCGCGGGCCTCGCTCATGAAGCGGTCGATGCCGACGATGAGGCCGATGCCGTCCACCAGGGCCGGCTTGTGCGACTGGAGGCCACCGGCCAGGGTCGCGAGGCCGGCGCCGGTGACACCGGCGGCACCCTTGGAGGCCACCAGCAGGAAGAGCAACAGCGGGATCTGCTCACCGATCGACATCGG
Protein-coding regions in this window:
- a CDS encoding TetR/AcrR family transcriptional regulator, with the protein product MTSMTTGTSRADANRRRILDVALAELLRDPDASMDQIARAAGVVRRTVYGHFPSREALISTLVDEAVEALSAAHAAGREDVRDPAEAVARSVLAVWAIADRYRLLVALAQRTVTMQGIRERLAPVRQESIGLLQRGLDEDVFSSPLPAPALAYVHEQMLFAVMEAVNDGLLAAREAGRCAAVTVLTAAGVPASKATDLVAKLND